The following are encoded together in the Onychostoma macrolepis isolate SWU-2019 chromosome 03, ASM1243209v1, whole genome shotgun sequence genome:
- the LOC131536099 gene encoding gastrula zinc finger protein XlCGF52.1-like — protein sequence MVFVKEENEENMSEPETWRIKHEEPEPLRIKHEEPEPLRIKHEEPETWRIKHEEQEELIEDNEEKKELSEFEEKNHVKSGEKPKQKDVKKGRAKKSLTCTQCGKSVSSKRSLDYHMRVHTGEKPFTCDQCGKSITRKTSLERHMRVHTGEKPYTCDQCGKSFSQSSNLKKHKKVHTKEKPHSCCLCGKSFSHLQSLKIHQKIHTAVREYMCFECEKTFNTASQLKLHEKIHTGDKPYMCLHCDKRFSVSSNLKTHERIHTGEKPYKCSHCDKRFSVSSNLKKHEKIHTGEKPYKCSQCDKRFSQSTHLKTHKRIHTGERPFTYDQCRKSFSQSVNHNIHMNIHTGEKPHTCDQCGKAFLRASNLKTHLKIHTSVRDYMCFECEKTFPSAGSLKRHQRIHTGEKPYKCSHCDKRFNQSSNLKTHERIHTSDGKFGSFY from the exons ATGGTGTTTGTTAAAGAAGAGAATGAGGAGAACATGAGTGAACCAGAAacatggagaataaaacacgaggaaccagaacccttgagaataaaacacgaggaaccagaacccttgagaataaaacacgaggaaccagaaacctggagaataaaacatgagGAACAAGAAG AGTTGATTGAAGATAATGAGGAGAAAAAAGAATTGAGTGAATTTGAGGAGAAAAATCATGTCAAAAGTGGAGAAAAACCCAAACAGAAAGATGTAAAGAAAGGAAGAGCCAAGAAATCTTtgacctgcactcagtgtggaaagagtgtCTCAAGCAAACGTAGTCTTGATtatcacatgagagttcacactggagagaaaccattcacTTGTGATCAATGCGGAAAGAGTATCACACGCAAAACAAGTCTTGAAcgtcacatgagagttcatactggagagaaaccgtacacatgtgatcagtgcgggaagagtttctcaCAATCATCAAACCTTAAGAAACACAAGAAagttcatacaaaggagaagccacattcatgttgtttgtgtggaaagagtttttcacatctacaaagtttgaaaatacatcagaaaatacacactgctgtgagagagtacatgtgctttgagtgtgaaaagactTTTAATACAGCGAGCCAATTAAAACTGCATGAGAAGATCCACACTGGAGATAAACCTTATATGTGTttacactgtgacaagagattcagtgtgtcatcaaatctgaaaacacatgagaggattcacactggagagaaaccttacaagtgttcacactgtgacaagagattcagtgtgTCATCAAATCTGAAAAAACACGAGaagatccacactggagagaaaccttataagtgttcacagtgtgacaagagattcagtcagtcaacacatctgaaaacacataagaggatccacactggagagagaccGTTCACTTATGATCAGTGCAGGAAGAGTTTCTCACAATCAGTAAACCATAATATACACATGAatatccacactggagagaaaccgcatacatgtgatcaatgcggcAAAGCATTTTTGAGGGCTTCAAACCTGAAGACACACCTGAAAATACATACTAGTGTGAGAGattacatgtgctttgagtgtgaaaagactTTTCCTTCAGCAGGCAGTTTAAAACGGCaccagaggattcacactggagaaaaaccttataagtgttcacactgtgacaagagattcaatcagtcatcaaatctgaaaacacacgagaggatccacactagtgatgggaagttcggatcattttactga